A genomic stretch from Microtus pennsylvanicus isolate mMicPen1 chromosome 9, mMicPen1.hap1, whole genome shotgun sequence includes:
- the Neurod1 gene encoding neurogenic differentiation factor 1, with translation MTKSYSESGLMGESQPQGPPSWTDECLSSQDEEHEADKKEDELEAMNAEEDSLRNGEEEDEDEDLEEEEEEEEEEDDQKPKRRGPKKKKMTKARLERFKLRRMKANARERNRMHGLNAALDNLRKVVPCYSKTQKLSKIETLRLAKNYIWALSEILRSGKSPDLVSFVQTLCKGLSQPTTNLVAGCLQLNPRTFLPEQNPDMPPHLPTASASFPMHPYSYQSPGLPSPPYGTMDSSHVFHVKPPPHAYSAALEPFFESPLTDCTSPSFDGPLSPPLSINGNFSFKHEPSAEFEKNYAFTMHYPAATLAGPQSHGSIFSGAAAPRCEIPIDNIMSFDSHSHHERVMSAQLNAIFHD, from the coding sequence ATGACCAAATCATACAGCGAGAGCGGGCTGATGGGCGAGTCTCAGCCCCAAGGTCCCCCAAGCTGGACAGACGAGTGTCTCAGTTCTCAGGACGAGGAACACGAGGCAGACAAGAAGGAGGACGAGCTCGAAGCCATGAATGCGGAGGAAGACTCTCTGAGaaatggagaagaggaggatgaagatgaggacctggaggaagaggaggaggaagaagaggaggaagatgatcAAAAACCCAAGAGACGGggacccaaaaagaaaaagatgaccaAGGCGCGCCTAGAGCGTTTTAAATTAAGGCGCATGAAGGCCAACGCCCGTGAGCGGAACCGCATGCACGGACTGAACGCAGCGCTGGACAACCTGCGCAAAGTGGTACCCTGTTACTCCAAGACCCAGAAGCTGTCCAAGATCGAGACTCTGCGCTTGGCCAAAAACTACATTTGGGCTCTGTCAGAGATCTTGCGCTCAGGCAAAAGCCCTGACCTGGTCTCCTTCGTTCAAACGCTCTGCAAAGGTTTGTCCCAGCCTACCACCAACCTGGTCGCTGGCTGCCTGCAGCTCAATCCCCGGACTTTCCTGCCCGAGCAGAACCCGGACATGCCCCCACATCTGCCCACTGCCAGCGCTTCCTTTCCGATGCACCCGTACTCCTACCAGTCCCCTGGGCTACCGAGCCCTCCCTATGGCACCATGGACAGCTCCCACGTCTTCCACGTCAAGCCGCCGCCACACGCCTACAGCGCAGCCCTGGAGCCCTTCTTTGAGAGCCCCCTGACTGATTGCACCAGTCCTTCCTTTGACGGACCCCTTAGCCCGCCGCTCAGCATCAATGGCAACTTCTCTTTCAAACACGAACCATCCGCCGAGTTTGAAAAAAATTATGCCTTTACCATGCACTACCCTGCAGCGACCCTGGCAGGGCCCCAAAGCCACGGATCAATCTTCTCCGGTGCCGCTGCCCCTCGCTGCGAGATCCCCATAGACAATATTATGTCTTTCGATAGCCATTCGCATCATGAGCGAGTCATGAGTGCCCAGCTCAATGCCATCTTTCACGATTAG